The following are from one region of the Candidatus Denitrolinea symbiosum genome:
- a CDS encoding 3-oxosteroid 1-dehydrogenase encodes MANWDHTTDVLVVGSGGGAMTAALTAKQAGLDVLMIEKTEYYGGSTALSGGGLWIPNNYLLQRDGLDDSLEKARTYLKNTVGDRTPQALQDAYLENAPEMVKYLSSNSHVRFHRSVGYADYYPERPGGTADGRAIEGSPFDGSKLGADFKQLRPMSIKIPAGLAFTASEYNKIGMITSTWAGKWVALKVGVRTFFNMLTGVKLLALGQALVARLRLSLKDEGVPIWLNTPFKELVVEYGAVVGVVAEKDGKPFRIRASKGVILAAGGFDHNQQMREEFQQAPVNHEWSSGSPGNTGDSIQAGMKIGAKIDLMDDAWWGPSTVPPNMPVMFHVGDRSYPGGIMVNAAGKRFTNEAASYVEVVHAMYEKNSVEVPHIPATFIMDSRFRRKYIFGTLFPMQPIPKIYFESGYFKRGDTLDELAQACGLDSKNLAETVARFNQFARNGRDEDFHRGDSAYDRYYGDPTIKPNPCLAPIEKPPFYAVQMVPGDLGTKGGLAIDEYARVLSADGSPIPNLYAAGNTSASVMGNTYPGAGSTIGPAMTFGYIAAKHIAGGKIRPIGRLP; translated from the coding sequence ATGGCAAACTGGGATCACACCACCGATGTCCTCGTCGTCGGCTCGGGCGGCGGGGCGATGACCGCCGCGCTGACCGCGAAGCAGGCCGGCTTGGACGTTTTGATGATCGAGAAGACGGAATACTACGGCGGCTCGACGGCTCTCTCTGGCGGCGGGCTGTGGATTCCGAACAATTACCTTTTGCAACGGGACGGCTTGGACGACTCACTCGAAAAGGCGCGCACGTATTTAAAGAACACCGTCGGAGACCGCACGCCGCAAGCGTTACAGGACGCCTATCTCGAAAACGCGCCTGAAATGGTGAAGTATCTATCGAGCAATTCTCACGTCCGCTTTCATCGCTCGGTGGGCTACGCGGACTACTATCCCGAACGCCCCGGCGGCACGGCGGACGGGCGCGCCATCGAAGGTTCTCCCTTCGACGGGAGCAAACTCGGCGCGGACTTCAAGCAACTGCGCCCGATGAGCATCAAAATCCCGGCGGGACTGGCGTTCACCGCCAGCGAGTACAACAAGATAGGGATGATCACCTCCACCTGGGCGGGGAAATGGGTGGCGCTCAAAGTCGGCGTGCGGACATTTTTCAACATGCTGACGGGCGTGAAACTTCTGGCGCTCGGTCAGGCATTGGTCGCGCGCTTGCGGCTCTCGCTCAAAGATGAAGGCGTCCCGATCTGGCTGAACACTCCGTTCAAGGAACTGGTCGTCGAATACGGCGCGGTTGTGGGAGTCGTGGCGGAAAAAGACGGCAAGCCGTTTCGCATCCGCGCCAGCAAAGGCGTGATCCTCGCGGCGGGCGGATTCGATCACAATCAGCAGATGCGCGAAGAATTTCAGCAGGCGCCGGTCAACCACGAGTGGAGTTCGGGCAGCCCGGGCAACACCGGCGACTCGATCCAGGCGGGGATGAAGATCGGCGCGAAAATTGACCTGATGGACGACGCCTGGTGGGGCCCTTCGACCGTCCCGCCGAACATGCCGGTCATGTTCCACGTCGGCGACCGCTCGTACCCGGGCGGGATCATGGTCAACGCGGCGGGAAAGCGGTTCACGAATGAGGCGGCTTCGTACGTCGAAGTCGTCCACGCCATGTACGAGAAGAACAGCGTCGAGGTCCCGCACATCCCCGCCACGTTCATCATGGACAGCCGCTTCCGCCGAAAATATATTTTCGGCACGCTGTTCCCGATGCAGCCGATCCCCAAAATCTATTTCGAGAGCGGATATTTCAAACGCGGCGACACGCTGGATGAACTGGCGCAAGCCTGCGGACTCGACTCGAAGAATCTCGCCGAGACGGTGGCGCGCTTCAATCAGTTCGCGCGAAACGGCAGGGACGAGGACTTTCATCGCGGCGACAGCGCCTACGACCGCTACTACGGCGACCCGACCATCAAGCCCAATCCCTGCCTGGCGCCGATCGAGAAGCCGCCCTTCTACGCCGTGCAGATGGTTCCAGGCGACCTCGGCACGAAAGGCGGGCTGGCGATTGACGAATATGCCCGCGTCCTGAGCGCGGACGGCTCGCCGATTCCGAATTTGTACGCGGCGGGAAACACCTCCGCTTCGGTGATGGGCAACACCTATCCCGGCGCGGGCAGCACGATCGGTCCCGCCATGACGTTTGGCTATATCGCCGCAAAGCATATCGCCGGCGGAAAGATCCGCCCGATTGGAAGATTGCCGTAA
- a CDS encoding AMP-dependent synthetase: protein MPEEFTFGGEIVWRPSQEHIQRAHLTAFMRRHGIADFAELMKRSTEDAAWFTDAALKYLDIEFYEPYSQVVDLSGGIQLPKWCVGGAMNIVHNCVDKWQLSESREQRAVVWEGEEGTTRTLAYRELYEQVNQAANALRSLGLGKGDAVGLFMPMTPEIVVALLAVAKIGGIILPLFSGYGAGAIVSRMADADAQALFAADGAFRRGKPVEMKSVADEAAAQIPTLKHMIVLKRTGQEVQMKAGRDHWWHELVAAQSKEAATERTSAEDPLMVIYTSGTTGRPKGALHTHCGFPVKAAQDMAFGTDVHAGDVIYWMTDMGWMMGPWLVFGALLLGATMFLYDGAPDFPAPDRLWSLVERHKVAQLGVSPTLIRSLIPHGDEQHRGRDLSSLKCFASTGEPWNPEPWKWLFHSVGGSRLPIINYSGGTEISGGIVMGNPILPLKPCAFSAPCPGMAADVFDENGNPIRGAVGELVVKAPWIGMTRGFWKDPQRYLDAYWARWPNVWVHGDFAAVDADGLWYILGRSDDTIKIAGKRLGPAEVESILVRHPSVVESAAIGVPHEVKGSELVVFVVLKKGVEASDALRAELRALVTDEMGKALAPKSVLFVSDLPKTRNAKVMRRMIRAAYLGQDPGDASTLVNPEAVEEVKRAK from the coding sequence ATGCCTGAAGAATTCACGTTCGGCGGCGAGATCGTCTGGCGGCCGAGTCAAGAACACATCCAGCGCGCGCATTTGACCGCGTTCATGCGTCGGCACGGAATTGCGGATTTCGCCGAGTTGATGAAACGCTCCACCGAAGACGCGGCCTGGTTCACGGACGCGGCGTTGAAGTATCTCGACATCGAATTTTACGAGCCGTATTCGCAGGTGGTGGACTTGAGCGGCGGAATCCAATTGCCGAAGTGGTGCGTGGGGGGAGCGATGAACATCGTCCATAATTGCGTGGATAAGTGGCAGTTATCAGAGAGTAGAGAGCAGAGAGCAGTGGTATGGGAAGGCGAAGAGGGGACGACGAGGACGCTCGCGTATAGAGAACTCTACGAGCAAGTCAATCAGGCCGCGAACGCGCTCCGCTCGCTGGGACTCGGCAAAGGCGACGCGGTGGGACTCTTCATGCCGATGACGCCCGAAATCGTGGTCGCGCTGCTGGCGGTCGCGAAGATCGGCGGGATCATCCTGCCGCTGTTTTCGGGATACGGCGCGGGCGCGATCGTCAGCCGCATGGCCGACGCCGACGCGCAGGCCCTCTTCGCCGCGGACGGCGCGTTCCGACGCGGCAAGCCCGTCGAGATGAAGTCCGTCGCGGACGAGGCCGCCGCGCAGATCCCCACGTTGAAGCACATGATCGTTTTGAAGCGCACCGGGCAGGAAGTCCAGATGAAAGCGGGCCGCGATCACTGGTGGCACGAACTGGTCGCCGCGCAGTCGAAAGAAGCCGCGACCGAACGAACGTCCGCGGAAGACCCGCTGATGGTCATCTACACTTCGGGGACGACGGGACGCCCGAAAGGCGCGCTCCACACCCACTGCGGATTCCCGGTCAAGGCCGCGCAGGATATGGCTTTCGGGACGGACGTACATGCAGGGGATGTCATCTACTGGATGACCGACATGGGCTGGATGATGGGACCCTGGCTGGTCTTCGGCGCGCTGCTGCTCGGCGCGACGATGTTCCTCTACGACGGCGCGCCCGACTTCCCCGCGCCCGACCGCCTGTGGTCGCTGGTGGAGCGGCACAAGGTCGCGCAGCTGGGCGTCTCGCCAACGCTGATCCGCTCGCTCATTCCGCACGGAGACGAACAGCATCGCGGGCGCGATCTCTCCTCGCTGAAATGTTTCGCGTCCACCGGCGAGCCGTGGAACCCCGAGCCGTGGAAGTGGCTGTTCCACAGCGTCGGCGGGTCGCGGCTCCCCATCATCAACTATTCGGGCGGGACGGAAATTTCGGGCGGCATCGTGATGGGCAACCCGATCCTGCCGCTCAAACCCTGCGCGTTCTCCGCGCCCTGCCCCGGCATGGCCGCCGACGTATTCGACGAAAACGGGAATCCGATTCGCGGCGCGGTCGGCGAACTCGTCGTCAAAGCCCCGTGGATCGGGATGACGCGCGGCTTCTGGAAGGACCCGCAGCGTTACCTCGACGCGTACTGGGCGCGCTGGCCGAACGTCTGGGTACACGGCGACTTCGCCGCGGTCGACGCGGACGGCTTGTGGTACATCCTCGGCCGCTCGGACGACACGATCAAGATCGCGGGCAAGCGGCTCGGTCCCGCCGAGGTCGAGTCGATCCTCGTGCGGCATCCGTCTGTGGTCGAGTCCGCCGCGATCGGCGTCCCGCACGAAGTGAAGGGAAGCGAACTGGTCGTCTTCGTCGTGTTGAAAAAGGGAGTCGAGGCGTCCGACGCGCTGCGCGCGGAACTGCGCGCCCTCGTGACCGACGAAATGGGCAAGGCGCTCGCGCCCAAGTCCGTGCTGTTCGTGAGCGACCTGCCGAAGACGCGCAACGCCAAAGTGATGCGCCGCATGATCCGCGCCGCCTATCTGGGACAGGACCCCGGCGACGCTTCGACGCTGGTCAACCCCGAGGCTGTGGAAGAAGTGAAAAGGGCAAAATAA